A stretch of Dasania marina DSM 21967 DNA encodes these proteins:
- the rsxD gene encoding electron transport complex subunit RsxD — MALLNVSSPHTHRPLSTADVMQLVLLATLPGLLALTHFFGWGTLTNLVIALPLAIAFEALVLKLRQRPLGFYLQDYSAVVTAVLLAIALPPYSPYWLIAIGIFFSIVIAKQLYGGMGYNPFNPAMVGYVVLLISFPVEMTQWAAPFGALSNEQPNLLAALQHAFTGTAIDGHTMATPLDVLKNNNSELVADLFANNTGFGRWAGLGWEWVNLGFLAGGCFLLYKRVFTWHAPVAMLSSLAFCSLFFYDGGSSASKGSPLFHLLSGATMFGAFFIITDPVTSAVSNRGRLVYGALIGLLLFVIRAWGNYPDALAFAVLLMNFAAPFIDYYTQPRTYGHKAKQPSSNEEGN; from the coding sequence ATGGCGTTATTAAATGTCTCATCACCGCACACTCACCGGCCCTTAAGCACAGCTGATGTGATGCAACTGGTGTTACTGGCCACCCTACCCGGCCTGCTTGCGCTCACCCATTTTTTTGGCTGGGGCACGCTAACTAACTTAGTCATCGCGCTACCTTTAGCTATAGCTTTTGAAGCGCTGGTTTTAAAACTGCGCCAACGCCCGCTAGGTTTTTACCTACAGGATTACAGCGCCGTGGTTACCGCCGTATTGCTGGCCATCGCCCTGCCGCCTTATTCGCCTTATTGGTTAATCGCCATCGGCATCTTTTTCTCCATTGTTATCGCCAAACAACTCTACGGTGGCATGGGCTACAACCCCTTTAACCCCGCCATGGTGGGTTACGTGGTGTTGTTAATTTCCTTTCCGGTTGAGATGACACAATGGGCTGCACCCTTTGGGGCGCTCAGCAACGAGCAACCCAATTTACTCGCGGCCTTACAGCATGCGTTTACCGGCACAGCTATTGATGGCCACACCATGGCCACACCGCTGGATGTATTAAAAAACAACAACAGCGAGCTAGTCGCCGACCTGTTTGCCAACAACACAGGCTTTGGCCGCTGGGCGGGTTTAGGTTGGGAATGGGTAAACCTAGGCTTTTTAGCCGGTGGTTGCTTCCTATTATATAAACGCGTGTTTACCTGGCATGCGCCGGTGGCGATGTTAAGCAGCTTGGCCTTTTGCTCATTGTTTTTTTACGACGGTGGCAGCTCCGCCTCTAAAGGCTCACCGCTGTTTCACTTACTCAGCGGTGCCACCATGTTTGGTGCCTTTTTTATTATTACCGACCCCGTTACCTCGGCGGTGTCTAACCGTGGCCGCCTAGTATATGGCGCCTTAATAGGCCTGTTATTATTTGTGATACGCGCCTGGGGTAACTACCCCGACGCACTGGCCTTTGCGGTATTGTTAATGAACTTTGCCGCGCCCTTTATTGATTACTACACCCAGCCACGCACCTATGGCCACAAAGCAAAACAACCATCATCTAATGAGGAGGGCAACTAA
- the rsxG gene encoding electron transport complex subunit RsxG — protein MLQKSISKNALLLAAFALATTFVIAGTYLSTQQQIKNNIRQAQQKALQEIVPDHRHNNSLLDHSKPVNDVPKLGLREASRVFIATLDGDNVAAIIPATARDGYTGDINLIVGVNVDGSVAGVRVLSHRETPGLGDAIDLKKSDWVLSFNGKSLANTDWRVKKEGGDIDQFTGATITPRAVTNAVKKALQYFSANQAALFAPAANSLTNTATSEQP, from the coding sequence ATGCTACAAAAATCCATTAGTAAAAACGCTCTATTGTTAGCAGCCTTTGCCCTGGCCACCACCTTTGTCATTGCCGGTACTTACCTCAGTACCCAGCAACAAATTAAAAACAATATACGGCAAGCACAACAAAAAGCCTTGCAAGAAATTGTGCCCGACCATCGCCACAACAACAGCCTGTTAGACCACAGCAAGCCGGTGAACGATGTACCCAAGCTGGGCCTACGTGAGGCCAGTCGCGTGTTTATCGCCACCCTAGATGGCGACAACGTGGCCGCCATTATTCCCGCCACCGCCCGCGATGGTTACACCGGTGATATTAATTTAATCGTAGGGGTAAACGTGGATGGCAGCGTTGCCGGCGTGCGCGTGTTATCGCACCGCGAAACACCGGGATTAGGCGATGCCATAGATTTAAAAAAGAGCGACTGGGTATTAAGCTTTAATGGCAAAAGCTTAGCCAACACCGACTGGCGCGTTAAAAAAGAAGGCGGCGACATAGACCAATTCACCGGCGCGACTATTACTCCACGGGCTGTGACCAACGCCGTCAAAAAAGCACTACAGTATTTTTCCGCCAACCAAGCGGCGCTTTTTGCCCCCGCCGCCAACAGCCTAACCAACACAGCAACCAGCGAGCAACCGTAA